The following proteins come from a genomic window of Daphnia carinata strain CSIRO-1 chromosome 8, CSIRO_AGI_Dcar_HiC_V3, whole genome shotgun sequence:
- the LOC130699166 gene encoding WD repeat-containing protein 18-like, whose protein sequence is MEVVVTSECSGQLWNTCIWEPLTGTTLRTFKGGISGSQSLCVVGGDYLIASIKDKPIIQVWALNRQDQITTKMIMPGIVQVLAISPCNNFCVGALSEQLLVWQLSTGKLVASLRRHYQNVSDVKFTADSSRFVSAGAEGLVLLWSLETVLHSKECEPDSTWSDHSLPVTGLHVTKSLIQPLAFSVSLDQTCKIRDLNTGRTLFNIQFGQPLRSVAVDHAEESCYVGSQEGKIYRIDLLDPPRGVEQMVDETASKKMFVGHEKAVTCLSVSMDGCHLLSGSDDESARVWDMASGQCVRILAHRGPLTNAFFAPRYKHLDTDKFHPRVIINTFEKKRHDGQLNADSDTNIQLLMRCPPLMESFDSERQSNSLLGKSEGQASSEVVQNELSHLKYVNRQLYAFAVDKILKNDTTCTTSDNKKRK, encoded by the exons ATGGAGGTAGTAGTCACAAGCGAATGTTCAGGTCAATTATGGAACACATGTATTTGGGAACCCTTGACTGGCACTACGTTACGGACATTTAAAGGTGGAATTTCGGGTTCTCAATCGCTCTGTGTAGTCGGTGGAGATTACTTGATTGCCTCCATAAAAGACAAACCCATTATACAG GTATGGGCGTTGAATAGGCAAGATCAGATCACAACTAAAATGATAATGCCTGGCATCGTTCAAGTTTTGGCAATTTCTCCGTGCAACAACTTTTGTGTGGGGGCCCTCAGTGAACAGTTGTTGGTCTGGCAATTGTCAACTGGAAAATTAGTGGCATCACTTAGACGTCACTATCAAAATGTGTCTGACGTGAAATTCACAGCAGACTCTTCACGGTTTGTAAGTGCTGGAGCTGAAGGCCTCGTTCTGCTCTGGAGTTTGGAGACGGTCTTGCACTCCAAG GAATGCGAACCAGATTCGACATGGTCAGACCATTCTTTACCAGTGACTGGCCTCCATGTGACAAAATCGCTGATTCAACCTTTGGCGTTTTCAGTATCTCTCGATCAAACGTGCAAAATTCGAGATCTGAACACTGGCAGAACGTTATTCAACATACAATTCGGTCAG CCGTTGCGTTCGGTTGCGGTTGACCATGCCGAAGAAAGTTGTTACGTCGGTTCTCAGGAGGGAAAGATTTACAGAATAGATTTATTGGATCCTCCCCGTGGTGTTGAACAAATGGTGGACGAGACGGCGtcgaagaaaatgtttgtggGCCATGAGAAAGCTGTCACATGCCTGAGCGTATCAATGGACGGCTGTCATTTACTAAGcg gttcggATGACGAAAGCGCTCGTGTATGGGACATGGCCAGCGGGCAATGCGTCCGCATTCTGGCACACCGTGGACCATTAACGAATGCATTTTTCGCTCCACGATACAAACATTTGGATACAGACAAGTTTCATCCACGGGTCATCATCaacacatttgaaaagaaacgcCACGACGGCCAGTTGAATGCCGACAGCGATACAAACATCCAATTGTTGATGCGCTGTCCACCTTTGATGGAATCGTTCGACTCTGAACGTCAGTCGAATTCCTTATTGGGCAAAAGCGAAGGCCAAGCGTCGAGTGAAGTGGTGCAAAACGAGCTGAGCCATTTGAAGTACGTCAATCGGCAATTGTACGCGTTTGCCGTCGACAAGATTCTCAAGAACGATACGACGTGTACGACAAGCGATAACAAGAAACGCAAATAA